One Vibrio rumoiensis genomic window, TACATAAATTTCCACACGTTAGCCAAAGGTCGAATAAGCACAATTGAAATATAGAGTTAGGCTTTAACAGATAACGTTATCAATTAAAAATGTCACCTAAAGCAATAACACCAAAAAGTACATCAACAGAATTACTCCAAATGGAAGAGGGTTATTTATGTTTTCCTTTATACGAAAAGCTTCAACTACTGGCCGGACACTCCTTTGTGCGGCTTCTATTGTCACGACATCCATGATGTTCGCTTTTTCTGCTAACGCGGCCGATCCAATTGTGATCAAGTTTTCTCACGTGGTGGCCGACAGCACACCAAAAGGACAAGGCGCATTACTGTTTAAAAAATTGGTCGAAGAACGTTTAAAAGGCAAAGTCGAAGTACAAGTGTATTCCAACTCATCGCTTTATGGTGATGGTAAAGAAATGGAAGCCTTGCTACTTGGCGATGTGCAATTTATCGCGCCTTCTTTAGCGAAATTCGGCCAATACACCAAGAAATTACAAGTTTTCGATCTTCCTTTCCTATTCAAAGATATTAATGCGGTCGATAAATTCCAACAAAGTGAAACTGGAAAATCGTTATTAAAATCGATGGAAAACCACAACATTACAGGCTTAGGTTACTGGCACAACGGAATGAAACAACTTTCTGCGAATAAACCTCTTCATGTACCGCGCGACGCTCGTGGTCTGAAATTCCGTGTACAAGCTTCCGATGTATTAGATGAGCAATTTAAAGCGGTTCGTGCGAACCCAAGAAAAATGAGCTTCGCTGAAGTATACCAAGGCCTACAAACCGGCGTGGTCAACGGGGCAGAAAACCCTTGGTCGAACATCTACTCACAAAAATTCAACGAAGTACAAAAGTACATCACCGAATCTAACCACGGCGTACTGGATTACATGTTGATCACTAACACCAAGTTCTGGAATGGTTTACCGGATGATATTCGCGCGCAGCTGTCTGATATTTTGGATGAAGTGACGGAGCATGTGAACTCAGAAGCTGGTGCTTTAAACCAAACGGCGAAACAATCTATTATCGATTCTGGTACTTCTGAAATCATCCAATTAACCCCAGAAGAACGCGCAGAGTGGGTAAAAGCGATGAAGCCAGTTTGGGCTAAATTCGAAGATGATATTGGTTCTGATGTGATTGAAGCTGCACTCGCGGCAGGCAATTAATTGTTAATCGGATTCACTTCAATAAAAAGGCCAACCAATGAATGCTGTTTATCATTTATGGTCAAAGTTAGAGGAAGGCCTCGTTGCCTTCCTCTTAGCCGCGATGACCCTCGTAACCTTTGTGTATGTGGTTTTAAATAACCTTTATACGCCTTTCTACGACTTATCCGATTGGTTCTACGATCGTGAATGGTCAGCGACTAGCGATGCGTTCTTGTCGATAGGCGATTTCTTCATTGGCTTCGCTCAAGAGATGACCTGGAGCACCGCCTTAACTAAAGCGTTGTTTGGCTGGCTGATCTTTATTGGCATGTCTTATGGCGTACGAATTGGCGGACACATTGGCGTTGATGTCGTCGTTAAATTACTTTCTACTCGCAAACAAAAAGCACTGGGTATTCTCGCCTGTCTTGCGTGCCTCACTTATGCCAGCCTAATGACCTACGCAAGCTACGACTGGGTGAGCACCCTATTTCGTGCCGACATTTACGCCGAAGATCTCGAAAAAATCGGCATCAAACTTTGGTATATCGGCGCTGTAGTACCACTAGGCTTTACCCTATTGTGGATTCGCTTTCTTGAAATCTTCATCCGTATTATTCGGGGCTTACAACTTGGGCTTGGCATTGCCGATGAAACCAAGGATGCGATGAAGCACGCGATGGCCATGATGCCGGATGATCAAAACTCAAACGAACAAACTGCGCACAAGCAAGCCGACTCAACAAAGCAAGCACCACAGAAGAAGGACCAACCATAATGACGATTCTTTTTCTGTTTTTTAGCTTATTTCTTTTAATGTTTATTGGCGTACCGATTGCTATCTCGTTAGGCCTATCGGGTGCGCTTAGCATCTTATTTTTTAGTCAAGATTCAATCCGTTCTTTGGTGATCAAGCTGTTTGAAACCTCAGAACATTACACCTTACTCGCCATTCCTTTCTTCTTACTTTCTGGCGCGTTCATGACCAGTGGCGGAGTCGCAAAACGTTTAATCGACTTTGCCAACTCCAGTGTCGGACACATTCGTGGCGGCCTTGCGATTGCCGCGGTCATGGCATGTATGTTATTTGCTGCCCTGTCAGGCTCATCACCGGCCACCGTTGCCGCCGTCGGCTCAATCGCCATTGCCGGCATGGTTCGCTCTGGCTATCCAAAAGAATTTGGCGCAGGGATTGTGTGTAATGCCGGTACATTAGGCATTTTGATTCCCCCTTCAATTGTAATGGTCGTCTACGCCGCAGCGACTGAAAGCTCGGTCGGTAAACTTTTCATGGCAGGCGTGATCCCCGGCACCTTATTAGGGCTAGGTTTGATGACCGCCATCTACATTATTGCCCGTAAGAAAAACCTACCCGCCATGCCAAGAGCTACCTTTAAAGAATGGTTGGCTAGCGGACGCAAAGCGGCATGGGGTTTGCTGTTAATGGTGATCATTCTAGGTGGGATTTACAGCGGTATGTTCACCCCAACCGAAGCGGCGGCGGTTGCTGCGGTATATGCCGGATTCATTGCCTTATTTGTGTATAAAGACATTACCATCAAGCAATGCCCGAGCGTATTACTGGAAGCGGCCAAACTGACCGTGATGCTGATGTTTATCATCGCCAATGCCATGTTATTTGCATTTGTGTTAACTACAGAACAAATCCCTCAAACCATTGCCGCGTGGATTATTACCTTAGGTTTATCACCTTGGATGTTCTTATTGCTAGTTAATATTATTCTCTTATTAGCGGGGAACTTTATGGAGCCGTCGGCGATTATTTTGATCCTCGCGCCCATCTTATTCCCGATTGCGATTGAGCTTGGCATCGACCCTATACACTTTGGCATCATCATGGTAGTGAATATGGAAATCGGCTTAATCACGCCCCCCGTCGGCTTGAATTTGTTTGTTACGTCAGCCGTGACAGGAATGCCACTCAGCGCCACCATTCGAGCCGCCCTCCCGTGGCTAATGATCTTATTAGTGTTCTTGATGATTATTACCTACATACCAGCAGTGTCGTTATGGTTGCCGAATGCATTGGGAATGCCGTAAGGAATGAAGGCGTTTATAAAGTTATAAAGAAGCGTGCCAGGTAATGGCTGGCACGTTTGGGGAGAATTCGATACAAAGAATTTAAACTATTTATACTGTGTCAAATTATAGTAATGCACTATCTACATT contains:
- a CDS encoding TRAP transporter small permease; translation: MNAVYHLWSKLEEGLVAFLLAAMTLVTFVYVVLNNLYTPFYDLSDWFYDREWSATSDAFLSIGDFFIGFAQEMTWSTALTKALFGWLIFIGMSYGVRIGGHIGVDVVVKLLSTRKQKALGILACLACLTYASLMTYASYDWVSTLFRADIYAEDLEKIGIKLWYIGAVVPLGFTLLWIRFLEIFIRIIRGLQLGLGIADETKDAMKHAMAMMPDDQNSNEQTAHKQADSTKQAPQKKDQP
- the dctM gene encoding C4-dicarboxylate TRAP transporter large permease protein DctM, whose amino-acid sequence is MTILFLFFSLFLLMFIGVPIAISLGLSGALSILFFSQDSIRSLVIKLFETSEHYTLLAIPFFLLSGAFMTSGGVAKRLIDFANSSVGHIRGGLAIAAVMACMLFAALSGSSPATVAAVGSIAIAGMVRSGYPKEFGAGIVCNAGTLGILIPPSIVMVVYAAATESSVGKLFMAGVIPGTLLGLGLMTAIYIIARKKNLPAMPRATFKEWLASGRKAAWGLLLMVIILGGIYSGMFTPTEAAAVAAVYAGFIALFVYKDITIKQCPSVLLEAAKLTVMLMFIIANAMLFAFVLTTEQIPQTIAAWIITLGLSPWMFLLLVNIILLLAGNFMEPSAIILILAPILFPIAIELGIDPIHFGIIMVVNMEIGLITPPVGLNLFVTSAVTGMPLSATIRAALPWLMILLVFLMIITYIPAVSLWLPNALGMP
- a CDS encoding TRAP transporter substrate-binding protein, which encodes MFSFIRKASTTGRTLLCAASIVTTSMMFAFSANAADPIVIKFSHVVADSTPKGQGALLFKKLVEERLKGKVEVQVYSNSSLYGDGKEMEALLLGDVQFIAPSLAKFGQYTKKLQVFDLPFLFKDINAVDKFQQSETGKSLLKSMENHNITGLGYWHNGMKQLSANKPLHVPRDARGLKFRVQASDVLDEQFKAVRANPRKMSFAEVYQGLQTGVVNGAENPWSNIYSQKFNEVQKYITESNHGVLDYMLITNTKFWNGLPDDIRAQLSDILDEVTEHVNSEAGALNQTAKQSIIDSGTSEIIQLTPEERAEWVKAMKPVWAKFEDDIGSDVIEAALAAGN